Proteins found in one Poecilia reticulata strain Guanapo linkage group LG15, Guppy_female_1.0+MT, whole genome shotgun sequence genomic segment:
- the tex36 gene encoding testis-expressed protein 36 — MVKGGKRYRGMDKDGQWFAHPHCSKIASREACTTTGAMLSETNTLLPQDWHVKRYPKCKFHQSSREDYPLSCHDNKTTLKSSISVFSNGVGRRKYSGDHMQTKTQVCLTHDSGEEPVCSFSPSQPDFTSVEVFSVPTKNRRFPRNHKLRSEEAFEKSREQFMWFGQDTAHVPVGLDVLITANLSPPSGR, encoded by the exons ATGGTGAAAGGTGGAAAACGCTACCGTGGTATGGACAAGGATGGCCAGTGG TTTGCCCATCCACACTGTTCAAAGATAGCATCTCGTGAAGCCTGTACGACTACTGGAGCTATGCTGAGTGAGACTAATACATTGTTGCCTCAGGATTGGCATGTGAAGCGCTATCCTAAATGTAAATTTCACCAG AGTTCCAGGGAGGATTATCCATTATCATGTCATGACAATAAGACCACCTTAAAAAGTAGCATCTCAGTCTTCTCTAAT GGTGTGGGACGAAGGAAGTATTCTGGTGATCATATGCAAACCAAGACTCAGGTCTGTCTAACCCACGATTCAGGTGAAGAGCCTGTATGCAGCTTCTCTCCAAGCCAACCTGACTTTACTTCAGTGGAGGTCTTTAGTGTACCTACCAAGAACAGGAGGTTCCCTCGAAACCACAAACTGAGGTCAGAAGAGGCCTTTGAGAAGTCAAGGGAGCAATTCATGTGGTTTGGACAAGACACAGCCCATGTCCCAGTTGGTCTGGATGTGCTGATAACTGCCAACCTGTCGCCACCTTCAGGACGCTGA
- the LOC103476758 gene encoding autophagy-related protein 16 isoform X1 → MTKSSFFPQNRVDSSRLLNRNKLRSSSRVTMGSWKNHVRSQLLIRDDKEKLPYVGVFNRFSQLEDQFEIRTGILEDLQCKSLERAGVEVDINVKLLQLQLRESEHLAEKLSQTVSDMTSVLYVKEAEVQYCQSRVSQHRQEALTLARAKNNLKAVLQEFEFTMECQSKELVALRSERTKLKEALEQAHRDKEELVQRWIEEKSAEADRLNEHNDLMQTWQHLDKQLKKHFHGERGKRFTHLVTDATDGVRETSQSVIQGVQDSRQEVEIKTASLLQKMSGIANPDFIVETFINLCLFKGRHQ, encoded by the exons ATGACTAAGAGTTCATTTTTTCCGCAGAACAGAGTCGACAGCTCAAGGCTTCTGAACAGGAATAAACTGAGGAGCAGTTCACGTGTAACAATGGGGAGCTGGAAGAATCACGTGCGATCTCAACTTCTTATAAGAGACGATAAAGAAAAACTACCATATGTTGGCGTTTTCAATAGAT TCTCTCAGCTGGAGGACCAATTTGAAATTCGCACAGGGATTTTGGAGGATCTTCAATGTAAAAG tttggaACGAGCAGGAGTAGAAGTTGACATAAACGTCAAACTCCTTCAACTCCAGCTGAGAGAAAGTGAACACTTGGCAGAGAAG CTGTCTCAAACTGTCTCCGACATGACCTCAGTCTTGTATGTAAAAGAAGCTGAGGTCCAGTACTGCCAGTCACG TGTGTCACAACACCGCCAAGAGGCGCTTACTCTGGCTAGAGCGAAAAACAACTTAAAGGCTGTCCTCCAAGAGTTTGAGTTCACCATGGAGTGTCAGTCCAAAGAGCTGGTGGCCCTGCGCTCGGAGCGGACCAAACTGAAGGAGGCGCTGGAGCAGGCCCACAGAGACAAAGAGGAACTCGTGCAGCGATGGATAGAGGAAAAGAGTGCTGAAGCAGATCGACTGAATGAACACAACGACTTAATGCAAAC GTGGCAACATCTGGACAAACAGCTGAAGAAGCACTTCCACGGGGAAAGAGGAAAACGCTTTACTCACTTAGTGACAGACGCTACGGATGGTGTGAGAGAAACATCTCAGTCTGTCATTCAGG GAGTTCAAGACTCTAGACAGGAAGTTGAGATTAAAACAGCATCTCTCCTTCAGAAAATGTCTGGTATCGCTAACCCTGACTTCATAGTAGAGACATTTATTaatctgtgtttgtttaaagGAAGGCATCAATAA
- the LOC103476758 gene encoding autophagy-related protein 16 isoform X2 translates to MTKSSFFPQNRVDSSRLLNRNKLRSSSRVTMGSWKNHVRSQLLIRDDKEKLPYVGVFNRFSQLEDQFEIRTGILEDLQCKSLERAGVEVDINVKLLQLQLRESEHLAEKLSQTVSDMTSVLYVKEAEVQYCQSRVSQHRQEALTLARAKNNLKAVLQEFEFTMECQSKELVALRSERTKLKEALEQAHRDKEELVQRWIEEKSAEADRLNEHNDLMQTYFFLPGGNIWTNS, encoded by the exons ATGACTAAGAGTTCATTTTTTCCGCAGAACAGAGTCGACAGCTCAAGGCTTCTGAACAGGAATAAACTGAGGAGCAGTTCACGTGTAACAATGGGGAGCTGGAAGAATCACGTGCGATCTCAACTTCTTATAAGAGACGATAAAGAAAAACTACCATATGTTGGCGTTTTCAATAGAT TCTCTCAGCTGGAGGACCAATTTGAAATTCGCACAGGGATTTTGGAGGATCTTCAATGTAAAAG tttggaACGAGCAGGAGTAGAAGTTGACATAAACGTCAAACTCCTTCAACTCCAGCTGAGAGAAAGTGAACACTTGGCAGAGAAG CTGTCTCAAACTGTCTCCGACATGACCTCAGTCTTGTATGTAAAAGAAGCTGAGGTCCAGTACTGCCAGTCACG TGTGTCACAACACCGCCAAGAGGCGCTTACTCTGGCTAGAGCGAAAAACAACTTAAAGGCTGTCCTCCAAGAGTTTGAGTTCACCATGGAGTGTCAGTCCAAAGAGCTGGTGGCCCTGCGCTCGGAGCGGACCAAACTGAAGGAGGCGCTGGAGCAGGCCCACAGAGACAAAGAGGAACTCGTGCAGCGATGGATAGAGGAAAAGAGTGCTGAAGCAGATCGACTGAATGAACACAACGACTTAATGCAAAC TTACTTCTTTTTACCAGGTGGCAACATCTGGACAAACAGCTGA